The following are from one region of the Acidobacteriota bacterium genome:
- a CDS encoding serine/threonine protein kinase, whose amino-acid sequence MATPEQWEKIKEIVGTALEQEPAKRPAFLDAACAGDVGLRNEVESLIAAHADADGLSENPWAATVADPVGDTKTIGPYRLIHRLGVGGMGQVWLAEQSEPVRRRIALKLIRAGVYDEALVKRFQSERQSLAIMEHPAIAKVFDAGATPEGQPYFAMEYVDGPPITDYCDKKKLGIRDRLKLFAQVCEGVQHAHQKAIIHRDLKPSNILITEVDGKPTPRIIDFGLAKATMTPVPGETLFTQVGAFLGTPGYMSPEQADPNVRDIDTRTDVYSLGVILYELLTGSLPFDTTQWKDQRLDEVLRQLKETDPERPSAKVGQNRDTSTAHAEARSTEPGQLVSSLRGDLDWITLRALEKDRDRRYGTPSALSGDVENYLENRPVEARPASATYRLRKYIRRHGIAVAVATGSAALLIAFAVTQSIELRRITRERDRADRITEFMTNMFKVSDPSEARGNSITAREILDKSSKEIDSGLAKDPLLQAQLTGAMARTYQGLGLYPRAHALYERALETDRRLLGDDDPATLTMMRLLAWTLMQQGHYPEAEVLLRKALDGQRRVLGAKHRETLASMNALGWTISQQGHYADADRLLREAVETDREVLGKEDHETLSSMHHLASNLGKQGHVTEAGRLKRELLDTERRVLGPENPLVLVTTNNLAFNLHEEGKYTEAEAMYRDLLEVQRRVLGPEHPETLWTMRNMGVNFESEGNVVEAEKHYRDALTLQRRVLGNEHPDTQSTTTDLAILLREEGHYAESESLLRGAVEVQRKALGPESPTTLDTIGNLGQTLRQEGRYIEAETLLRETLAVDRRVLGPSSPTTLESIENLATTLRVRGQCAESEKLFREALDAETRERGADNPGTLEALTGLGSTLSCERRYPEAEAMLKVAIDRAVQSQDRSHLAILWYGLACAAAIEGKKEDAISHLRLAIANGNTDTQQMRGDPDLKALRGDARLETLIAETQKHPVTTAQKAN is encoded by the coding sequence GTGGCGACGCCGGAGCAGTGGGAAAAAATTAAGGAGATCGTCGGCACTGCACTGGAACAAGAGCCGGCAAAGCGCCCAGCGTTTCTCGATGCGGCTTGCGCAGGGGACGTGGGCCTGCGCAACGAAGTCGAATCCCTGATCGCTGCCCACGCTGATGCGGACGGTCTTTCTGAAAATCCCTGGGCCGCAACCGTCGCTGATCCTGTCGGCGACACCAAGACGATTGGCCCCTACCGCCTGATTCATCGACTCGGCGTGGGTGGCATGGGACAAGTCTGGCTGGCTGAGCAGAGCGAACCGGTTCGGCGCCGCATTGCGCTGAAGTTGATCCGAGCCGGCGTCTATGACGAAGCTCTGGTCAAGCGCTTTCAGTCGGAACGGCAGTCGCTGGCGATCATGGAACATCCTGCGATTGCCAAAGTGTTCGATGCCGGTGCTACCCCCGAGGGTCAGCCCTATTTTGCAATGGAGTATGTCGATGGCCCGCCGATCACCGACTACTGCGATAAGAAGAAACTAGGAATCCGCGACCGGCTGAAGCTTTTCGCCCAGGTCTGTGAAGGCGTGCAGCACGCCCATCAGAAAGCGATCATCCATCGCGACCTGAAACCGTCCAACATTCTGATCACAGAAGTGGATGGCAAACCCACGCCGCGCATTATCGACTTCGGCCTAGCCAAGGCAACCATGACGCCGGTTCCGGGTGAAACGCTCTTTACGCAAGTGGGAGCATTTCTGGGGACGCCGGGTTATATGAGTCCCGAGCAGGCCGACCCGAACGTGCGCGATATCGACACGCGCACGGATGTGTATTCGCTGGGCGTGATTCTTTATGAACTGCTGACTGGCTCTCTTCCGTTCGATACGACCCAGTGGAAGGATCAGAGGCTGGATGAAGTGCTACGCCAGCTAAAGGAAACGGACCCGGAACGCCCCAGTGCGAAAGTTGGGCAGAACCGTGACACGTCCACTGCACACGCGGAAGCGCGAAGCACAGAACCCGGTCAGCTCGTCAGTTCTTTGCGCGGAGATCTTGACTGGATCACGTTGAGGGCTCTCGAAAAAGATCGCGATCGCAGATACGGAACGCCATCAGCGCTGTCCGGGGATGTTGAAAACTATCTCGAGAATCGTCCCGTTGAAGCGCGGCCGGCAAGCGCGACATATCGACTGCGCAAGTACATCCGGCGGCACGGAATCGCCGTAGCGGTGGCGACGGGATCGGCCGCCCTGCTGATTGCGTTTGCCGTCACCCAGTCAATTGAACTGCGACGCATTACCCGCGAGCGCGACCGAGCGGATCGCATCACCGAGTTCATGACCAACATGTTCAAGGTGTCGGACCCGAGCGAAGCACGCGGCAACAGCATTACGGCTCGCGAAATTCTCGACAAATCGTCGAAAGAAATTGACTCCGGCCTCGCCAAAGACCCTTTGCTGCAAGCTCAACTTACCGGTGCCATGGCACGGACCTATCAAGGCCTAGGGCTTTATCCGCGCGCCCATGCCCTCTACGAACGCGCGTTGGAAACCGATCGCAGGCTTCTTGGTGACGATGACCCCGCCACTCTAACGATGATGCGATTACTCGCATGGACGCTGATGCAGCAAGGCCACTACCCGGAAGCGGAGGTCTTGCTCAGAAAAGCTCTCGATGGCCAGCGTCGAGTTCTCGGAGCAAAACACCGGGAGACGTTAGCCTCAATGAACGCGTTGGGTTGGACGATCTCGCAGCAAGGGCACTACGCAGATGCCGACAGGCTTCTACGCGAGGCAGTCGAGACCGACAGGGAGGTTCTAGGCAAAGAAGATCACGAAACGCTTTCGTCGATGCATCATCTTGCCAGCAACCTGGGCAAACAAGGCCACGTCACGGAAGCAGGAAGGCTGAAGCGGGAACTGCTCGACACGGAACGTCGAGTACTTGGTCCTGAAAACCCTCTCGTCCTCGTCACTACCAACAACCTTGCGTTCAACCTGCATGAAGAAGGTAAGTACACCGAAGCGGAAGCCATGTATCGAGATTTACTGGAAGTGCAGCGCCGCGTGCTGGGCCCGGAACATCCCGAAACCCTCTGGACCATGCGCAACATGGGCGTAAATTTCGAATCGGAAGGCAATGTCGTCGAGGCAGAAAAACACTATCGCGACGCGCTCACACTGCAGCGTCGCGTACTGGGCAATGAACATCCGGACACGCAGTCGACCACGACCGACCTCGCGATATTGCTGCGTGAAGAGGGCCACTATGCGGAATCAGAGAGCCTGTTGCGCGGGGCGGTCGAAGTTCAGAGGAAAGCCCTCGGGCCGGAAAGTCCGACCACGCTCGACACCATTGGGAACCTTGGCCAGACTTTGCGCCAGGAAGGTCGTTACATCGAAGCCGAAACACTCCTGCGCGAGACGCTGGCTGTCGATCGGCGCGTCCTCGGACCCAGCAGTCCTACCACTCTGGAATCGATTGAGAACCTGGCAACCACTCTTCGAGTGCGCGGCCAGTGCGCGGAATCGGAAAAACTGTTTCGTGAGGCGCTCGACGCAGAAACTCGTGAGCGAGGTGCGGATAATCCTGGCACCCTGGAAGCCCTTACCGGTTTAGGCAGCACTCTGAGTTGCGAGCGGCGATATCCCGAAGCGGAAGCGATGTTGAAAGTCGCGATCGACCGCGCTGTCCAGAGTCAGGATCGGTCCCACCTTGCGATTCTGTGGTACGGCCTTGCCTGCGCGGCCGCAATCGAGGGGAAAAAGGAAGACGCAATCTCGCATCTCCGCCTGGCGATTGCGAATGGCAACACGGATACCCAACAGATGAGAGGCGATCCCGACCTGAAGGCTCTCCGGGGAGACGCGCGTCTTGAGACCCTGATAGCCGAAACACAGAAGCACCCGGTAACCACGGCACAAAAGGCTAACTAG
- a CDS encoding DUF4097 family beta strand repeat protein, with translation MMKSALIKQFARRITVMIGVAALVQPVGAQVINHYHRTLTVAMNDAVMLDVDVPKGELQIFYSHEGQLSVTASSQISSRAMQESDLEAAISIVQDGNRIRLRHVSPSPEDAGVGVLYRLDVPYRTAVTATIHEGKLAISGILGPVQATTDRGNITASYISKELVARAGSGDLEIQVIGAMVDASTGNGNISCSRAAQGVTAETQAGDITLMVVGPSSAIVKSGTGRINIGGARGALQGTTDAGDLRVKAVPYQDWHLRSVAGAVRIELPPSAKFNVEAASTSGEVAVERDDIPRADDHHHLSQSVRGGGPLMDARTESGRIVIQ, from the coding sequence ATGATGAAAAGCGCTCTTATCAAGCAGTTCGCCCGGCGCATCACGGTGATGATCGGTGTCGCTGCCCTTGTCCAACCAGTGGGCGCGCAAGTGATCAACCACTATCACCGCACGCTGACGGTCGCGATGAACGATGCGGTGATGTTGGATGTCGACGTCCCGAAGGGCGAACTGCAGATTTTTTACAGCCACGAAGGCCAGCTATCCGTGACCGCTTCATCGCAGATTTCTTCCCGAGCAATGCAGGAAAGTGATCTCGAAGCAGCCATTTCAATCGTGCAGGACGGGAATCGGATCCGCCTGAGACACGTTTCACCGTCCCCCGAAGATGCTGGCGTTGGAGTCTTGTATCGGCTTGACGTCCCGTATCGCACGGCGGTCACTGCAACCATTCACGAGGGCAAGCTGGCCATCAGTGGAATCCTGGGCCCGGTGCAGGCGACGACGGACCGCGGAAATATCACGGCGTCGTACATATCAAAGGAACTCGTTGCCAGGGCCGGGTCAGGGGACTTGGAGATTCAGGTCATCGGAGCCATGGTCGACGCATCGACCGGAAACGGGAACATCTCCTGCAGTCGTGCCGCGCAAGGCGTCACCGCTGAAACGCAAGCAGGCGACATTACGTTAATGGTGGTTGGACCATCGTCGGCGATCGTGAAGAGTGGCACGGGCAGAATTAATATCGGAGGCGCTCGGGGCGCCCTGCAGGGCACAACCGATGCAGGCGACCTCCGCGTCAAGGCAGTTCCCTATCAAGACTGGCATCTGCGGTCAGTGGCGGGAGCGGTACGAATCGAACTTCCTCCCAGTGCCAAGTTCAACGTGGAAGCCGCTTCTACCTCGGGTGAAGTAGCCGTGGAACGCGATGACATCCCGCGTGCCGACGATCACCACCACTTGAGTCAGTCTGTACGCGGCGGCGGCCCATTGATGGACGCCCGAACGGAAAGTGGCAGGATTGTGATCCAGTAA
- a CDS encoding thiol oxidoreductase translates to MNINRRLTRYLVVTCSLLITPWAVAQKDPGVRGGIANTGGGLQQQGIPIPHPPLMSPNPTTGATVNENERVSFEEGILRAGQLESTCDDCADVTDGSPVEGLGELDPMFPQFHTNSNGLGARHNADQCFACHAQPQLGGSGGYIVPNPGDPTPQQAENPQFRLVPHRYSRQNKVPAFETQYGPIREVRFKYHPDGTRDGGVHQLWTVRGSTNDPTIPNCALTQPDFAAEAKAHNLAFRIPLQMTGLGLIESIQDREILAQHDATATLRAPLGITGHPNRSGNDGTITRFGWKAQNKSITIFAGEAYNVEMGITNEAFPTATEEDPNCQGPNKPEPNDVVRTDSDEHNNQYFNNPLHILPDWNQFQMLMRFTDGPAPDPNPSASAQHGRDVFTQIGCSLCHTSQMQTAPVMNSPVLQNRPVNLFSDLMVHHMGGKLADDIMQGQAGPDEFRSTPLWGVGQRIFFLHDGRTSDLLETIKAHHSPAGYKGFPASEANGVVQKFNGLSPQDKQAILDFLRSL, encoded by the coding sequence ATGAACATCAACCGAAGGCTGACCCGATACCTGGTAGTGACTTGCTCGCTTTTGATTACTCCATGGGCAGTCGCCCAGAAAGATCCCGGCGTTCGAGGCGGGATCGCCAACACGGGAGGAGGCTTGCAGCAGCAAGGGATTCCAATTCCACATCCGCCGCTCATGAGTCCGAACCCGACGACCGGCGCCACCGTTAACGAGAACGAACGGGTGTCATTTGAAGAAGGGATTCTGCGTGCTGGACAACTCGAGTCCACTTGCGATGACTGCGCCGATGTCACCGACGGATCGCCGGTCGAAGGATTGGGAGAACTTGACCCGATGTTCCCTCAATTTCACACCAACTCGAATGGCCTTGGCGCGCGGCATAACGCCGATCAATGCTTCGCTTGCCATGCGCAGCCGCAACTGGGAGGGTCGGGCGGATATATCGTTCCCAATCCGGGCGATCCCACTCCGCAGCAGGCGGAGAATCCGCAGTTCCGACTGGTCCCTCATCGCTACAGCCGGCAGAATAAAGTTCCTGCCTTCGAAACGCAGTACGGTCCGATCCGTGAAGTGCGCTTCAAGTATCATCCTGACGGAACGCGCGACGGTGGCGTTCATCAGCTCTGGACCGTACGGGGCAGCACCAATGACCCGACCATCCCCAATTGCGCGCTGACACAACCGGACTTTGCCGCCGAAGCGAAAGCGCACAACCTTGCGTTCCGCATTCCCCTGCAGATGACCGGGCTGGGACTGATTGAATCCATTCAGGACCGCGAGATCCTCGCCCAACACGATGCGACGGCAACTCTGCGCGCGCCGCTCGGAATCACCGGACATCCGAACCGCAGCGGCAACGATGGCACCATCACGCGTTTTGGATGGAAAGCGCAAAACAAGTCCATCACGATCTTCGCCGGGGAAGCCTACAACGTGGAAATGGGCATCACCAACGAAGCGTTTCCGACCGCGACCGAAGAGGATCCCAATTGCCAGGGTCCGAACAAGCCGGAGCCGAACGATGTCGTTCGAACGGACTCGGATGAGCACAACAATCAGTATTTCAACAATCCCCTGCACATCTTGCCCGACTGGAACCAGTTTCAGATGCTGATGCGCTTTACAGACGGGCCGGCTCCCGACCCAAACCCGAGCGCGAGCGCGCAGCATGGACGCGACGTCTTCACTCAAATCGGTTGCTCCCTGTGCCATACGTCACAGATGCAAACGGCACCCGTGATGAATAGTCCTGTTCTTCAGAATCGGCCTGTCAACCTGTTCTCCGATCTGATGGTGCATCACATGGGCGGCAAACTCGCGGACGACATCATGCAGGGACAGGCCGGTCCCGATGAATTTCGTTCTACGCCACTGTGGGGCGTCGGCCAACGTATCTTCTTCCTTCATGATGGTCGAACCAGTGATCTTCTTGAAACGATCAAGGCTCATCACTCGCCAGCCGGCTACAAGGGATTTCCCGCGTCGGAGGCAAACGGTGTAGTCCAGAAGTTCAACGGCTTGTCGCCGCAGGACAAGCAGGCGATTCTGGATTTCCTGCGTTCCCTGTAA
- a CDS encoding sigma-70 family RNA polymerase sigma factor, translating into MNQQHSHPVTELLVRWRAGDQDALESLVPLVYKELRDIARAHLRRERPGHTLQSAALVNEAYLRLLDQRPFDSENRAHFLAVASRLMRQILVDHARAHGAAKRGANQRVELDVSLVVPQIRTADVVALDDALSALFQLDEQQGRVVELRFFGGLATEEIAQALGISASTVKREWNVAKAWLTREMKKGNRGDAGAVGKN; encoded by the coding sequence GTGAATCAACAACATTCCCATCCCGTGACAGAACTCCTCGTGCGTTGGCGCGCCGGGGACCAGGATGCTTTGGAATCGTTAGTTCCATTGGTTTATAAGGAGCTCCGCGATATCGCCCGAGCCCATCTCCGCCGCGAACGGCCCGGCCATACCCTGCAAAGTGCGGCATTGGTGAACGAGGCCTACCTGCGGCTGCTCGACCAGCGTCCGTTTGACAGCGAAAATCGAGCCCACTTCCTGGCGGTAGCGTCGCGCCTGATGCGGCAGATTCTGGTGGATCATGCCCGTGCCCACGGTGCGGCGAAACGCGGCGCTAACCAGCGCGTCGAACTCGACGTCTCGCTGGTTGTCCCTCAGATCCGGACCGCAGACGTCGTCGCCCTGGATGACGCGCTGAGTGCCCTTTTTCAGCTTGACGAGCAGCAGGGGCGCGTCGTTGAATTGCGTTTCTTCGGAGGTCTTGCAACGGAAGAGATCGCACAGGCCTTAGGCATTTCCGCCTCTACCGTCAAACGGGAGTGGAATGTGGCCAAGGCCTGGCTAACACGGGAGATGAAGAAAGGGAATCGTGGCGACGCCGGAGCAGTGGGAAAAAATTAA